The sequence below is a genomic window from Cygnus atratus mitochondrion, complete genome.
CCCCCTCTTAGTGCTATCCTGCTGACTGCTACCACTCATAATCATAGCGAGCCAAAACCACCTACAACAAGAGCCCCTATCGCGCAAGCGAATCTTTATCTCAACCCTAATCACAGTCCAGCCGTTCATCCTATTAGCCTTCTCTACCACAGAACTAGCGCTATTTTATATCTCATTCGAAGCAACCCTTATCCCCACCCTGATTCTAATCACACGATGAGGAAACCAGCCGGAACGCCTAAGCGCCGGTATCTACTTGTTATTCTACACGCTGGTAAGCTCATTGCCCCTACTAATTACAATCATACACCTATACGTGAAAATCGGCACCCTACACCTGCCAACCCTAGAACTAATCCGCCCAACCCTGTCCACCTCATGAACAGGGACACTGTCAGGCCTAGCACTGCTAATAGCATTCATAGTAAAAGCCCCACTGTACGGCCTGCACCTCTGATTACCGAAAGCCCACGTAGAAGCACCCATCGCAGGCTCAATACTCCTCGCTGCCCTCCTACTGAAACTAGGAGGATATGGAATCATACGGGTCACCCTACTAATGGGCCCCCTATCCAACCTCCTGCACTACCCCTTTCTAACCCTAGCCCTATGGGGTGCCTTAATGACTAGCTCAATCTGTCTACGACAGACAGACCTAAAATCACTAATCGCCTACTCATCTGTCAGCCACATAGGACTAGTCATCGCTGCAGGAATAATCCAAACCCACTGATCATTCTCAGGAGCAATAATCCTAATAATTTCCCACGGGCTGACTTCCTCCATACTATTCTGCCTAGCCAACACAAACTACGAACGCACACACAGCCGTATTCTACTACTCACGCGAGGTCTTCAACCCCTCCTACCACTCATAGCCACCTGATGACTACTGGCCAACTTGACAAACATGGCCCTACCCCCAACAACGAACCTCATAGCAGAACTAACTATTATAATTACCCTATTCAACTGATCTGCATTCACAATCATCCTAACAGGAATAGCAACCCTACTGACCGCCTCCTACACCCTATTCATACTTCTAACAACCCAACGAGGCCCAATCCCCTCCCACATTACATCTATCCAAAACTCAACCACACGAGAGCATCTAATTATGACACTCCACATTATCCCGATGTTCCTCCTAATCCTCAAGCCCGAACTGATCTCCGGAATTCCTTCGTGCAAGTATAGTTTAAACCAAACATTAGACTGTGATTCTAAGAATAGAAGTTCAAACCTTCTTACCTGCCGAGGGGAGGGTCTAACCAACAAGAACTGCTAACTCTTGCATCTGAGCCTAAAACCTCAGCCCCCTTAACTTTTAAAGGATAACAGTAATCCACTGGTCTTAGGAACCACCCATCTTGGTGCAACTCCAAGTAAAAGTAGTGAACCCCACACTACTAATCAACTCCCTCACACTACTCACACTAACCATCCTCTTAACCCCAATTATCCTACCACTCCTATTTAAAAACTTTAAAAACACCCCGTCAACCATTACCCGCACTGTTAAAACTGCGTTCCTAATCAGCCTGGCCCCAGCAACCACATTCATCTACTCCGGAGTAGAATCCATCGCCTGCCACTGAGAATGGAAGTTCATTATAAACTTCAAAATCCCCCTAAGCCTGACAATAGACCAGTACTCAATAATATTCCTTCCAATTGCCCTATTTGTGACATGGTCAATCCTACAATTCGCTATCTGATACATAGCCTCAGAGCCATACGTTACAAAATTCTTTACCTACCTACTAACATTCCTAATTGCCATACTTCTCCTGACGAC
It includes:
- the ND4 gene encoding NADH dehydrogenase subunit 4 (TAA stop codon is completed by the addition of 3' A residues to the mRNA), which codes for MLKVILPTIMLLPTALLSPPKFLWTNTTLYSLLIATLSLQWLIPTYYPYKFLSNWTGIDQISSPLLVLSCWLLPLMIMASQNHLQQEPLSRKRIFISTLITVQPFILLAFSTTELALFYISFEATLIPTLILITRWGNQPERLSAGIYLLFYTLVSSLPLLITIMHLYVKIGTLHLPTLELIRPTLSTSWTGTLSGLALLMAFMVKAPLYGLHLWLPKAHVEAPIAGSMLLAALLLKLGGYGIMRVTLLMGPLSNLLHYPFLTLALWGALMTSSICLRQTDLKSLIAYSSVSHMGLVIAAGMIQTHWSFSGAMILMISHGLTSSMLFCLANTNYERTHSRILLLTRGLQPLLPLMATWWLLANLTNMALPPTTNLMAELTIMITLFNWSAFTIILTGMATLLTASYTLFMLLTTQRGPIPSHITSIQNSTTREHLIMTLHIIPMFLLILKPELISGIPS